A single genomic interval of Juglans regia cultivar Chandler chromosome 1, Walnut 2.0, whole genome shotgun sequence harbors:
- the LOC109012926 gene encoding GDSL esterase/lipase At1g71250-like, which yields MSDLPNFFRYRKTIMKEEVKKIVTISNQKLWFTTTMMLVTLPFSNGINAAGGSHERVPAMFVFGDSLVDVGNNNFLSSIAKANYFPYGCDFKSGPTGRFTNGETFVDMLGRLLGIPYLPAFADSNTRNGTRILTGVNYASAAAGILDESGQHYGERYSLSQQVLNFETTLNQLRTMMNGTSLSQHLAKSIAILVFGSNDYINNYLMPSMYPSSYNYNPPDFANLLLNRYARQLLALHSVGLRKFVLAGVGPLGCIPNQRATGQALPGRCVDNVNQILGTFNEGLKSLVTQLNGNHPGAVFVYGNTYAAIGDILNNPASYGFSVIDRGCCGIGQGQITCLPFQLPCLNRSQYMFWDAFHPTEVANAILAWRAFSGPPSDCYPINIQQLSLI from the exons ATGTCTGATCTTCCTAATTTTTTCCGTTACCGGAAAACAATAATGAAGGAGGAAGTAAAGAAAATTGTTACAATTTCTAATCAAAAGCTGTGGTTCACAACGACAATGATGCTTGTAACCCTGCCATTCTCTAATGGGATTAATGCTGCAGGCGGGTCACATGAGCGGGTTCCAGCAATGTTTGTGTTCGGAGATTCCTTGGTTGATGTTGGTAACAACAACTTCCTAAGCTCCATAGCAAAAGCCAATTACTTTCCTTATGGTTGTGACTTCAAAAGTGGCCCTACTGGGAGATTCACTAATGGCGAAACCTTTGTTGATATGCTAG GCAGGTTGTTGGGTATTCCATATCTCCCGGCCTTTGCAGATTCCAACACGCGGAATGGAACTAGAATACTTACTGGAGTGAACTATGCTTCAGCAGCTGCTGGCATCCTTGATGAGTCCGGCCAGCACTAC GGAGAGCGGTACAGCCTGAGCCAACAAGTGCTGAACTTTGAGACCACATTAAATCAATTAAGAACGATGATGAATGGGACGAGCCTGAGCCAACACCTAGCTAAATCCATAGCCATTCTGGTATTTGGAAGCAACGACTACATCAACAACTACCTCATGCCATCTATGTATCCATCCAGCTACAATTATAACCCTCCTGATTTTGCAAACCTTCTCCTCAACCGCTATGCCCGTCAACttctg GCGCTGCACAGTGTAGGGTTAAGGAAGTTTGTACTAGCAGGAGTTGGACCGCTTGGCTGCATCCCTAACCAGAGAGCCACAGGTCAAGCCCTGCCGGGAAGGTGCGTGGACAATGTCAATCAGATTCTTGGTACCTTTAATGAGGGGCTCAAATCGCTGGTCACGCAGCTCAACGGCAACCACCCCGGCGCTGTTTTTGTCTATGGCAACACTTACGCTGCTATTGGTGACATCCTAAATAACCCTGCCTCTTATG GGTTCAGCGTGATTGATAGAGGTTGCTGCGGAATTGGACAGGGACAAATAACGTGTCTGCCATTTCAACTTCCATGCCTAAACAGGAGCCAGTATATGTTTTGGGACGCCTTCCATCCCACAGAAGTTGCAAATGCCATTCTTGCTTGGCGAGCTTTCTCCGGCCCACCCTCCGATTGTTACCCCATCAACATCCAACAACTGTCACTCATCTGa
- the LOC109001387 gene encoding RNA-binding protein 24-A-like isoform X2, with protein sequence MTPANLAGQFGDTTYTKVFVGGLAWETQKETMKKYFEQFGEILEAVVITDKATGRSKGYGFVTFREPEAAMRACVDASPVIDGRRANCNLASLGVQRSKPSTPKNGGTGRNFRVMGSFQTGFGGGVGTAFPSAATFPHYAIQQGIPYNLYGYSTYSSPDYSYPTSYYSVYGGASSQFPMYGTGPGGMVTSAAAAAGGFYQYLQFGEGSHGTGGAASGYTSGSQGYGVNYPHHLFPYSAINSTGGYPQHYGAPMSLAPTPALPSVCFAVPQA encoded by the exons ATGACTCCGGCTAATTTGGCAGGGCAGTTCGGTGATACCACTTACACCAAGGTGTTCGTTGGAGGTTTGGCTTGGGAGACCCAGAAGGAGACCATGAAGAAATACTTTGAACAGTTTGGGGAGATCTTGGAGGCTGTTGTCATAACTGACAAGGCCACTGGACGATCCAAGGGCTATGGATTT GTAACTTTTCGGGAACCTGAAGCCGCCATGAGAGCCTGTGTCGATGCTTCTCCTGTCATAGATGGGAGGAGGGCTAACTGCAATCTTGCTTCTTTGGGTGTCCAGAGATCCAAACCCTCAACACCAAAAAATG GAGGAACAGGCAGAAACTTTAGGGTAATGGGATCTTTTCAGACAGGGTTCGGAGGTGGAGTGGGAACAGCTTTTCCTTCAGCAGCAACCTTCCCTCATTATGCCATCCAACAAGGGATACCTTATAATCTTTACGG GTACTCCACATACAGCTCGCCAGATTATTCTTACCCCACG AGCTACTATAGCGTGTACGGAGGAGCATCGTCCCAATTCCCAATGTATGGAACGGGACCCGGCGGGATGGTCACCAGTGCGGCGGCCGCGGCAGGGGGTTTCTACCAATATCTCCAGTTTGGGGAAGGGAGTCATGGCACTGGAGGTGCGGCCAGCGGCTACACTTCTGGATCACAGGGTTATGGTGTCAACTATCCACATCACCTGTTTCCATATTCGGCCATCAACTCAACTGGGGGATACCCACAGCACTATGGTGCACCCATGTCTCTTGCACCTACGCCCGCCTTGCCATCAG TGTGTTTTGCTGTGCCCCAGGCGTGA
- the LOC109001387 gene encoding RNA-binding protein 24-A-like isoform X1, with protein MTPANLAGQFGDTTYTKVFVGGLAWETQKETMKKYFEQFGEILEAVVITDKATGRSKGYGFVTFREPEAAMRACVDASPVIDGRRANCNLASLGVQRSKPSTPKNGGTGRNFRVMGSFQTGFGGGVGTAFPSAATFPHYAIQQGIPYNLYGYSTYSSPDYSYPTSYYSVYGGASSQFPMYGTGPGGMVTSAAAAAGGFYQYLQFGEGSHGTGGAASGYTSGSQGYGVNYPHHLFPYSAINSTGGYPQHYGAPMSLAPTPALPSGVTMALHAPIPHR; from the exons ATGACTCCGGCTAATTTGGCAGGGCAGTTCGGTGATACCACTTACACCAAGGTGTTCGTTGGAGGTTTGGCTTGGGAGACCCAGAAGGAGACCATGAAGAAATACTTTGAACAGTTTGGGGAGATCTTGGAGGCTGTTGTCATAACTGACAAGGCCACTGGACGATCCAAGGGCTATGGATTT GTAACTTTTCGGGAACCTGAAGCCGCCATGAGAGCCTGTGTCGATGCTTCTCCTGTCATAGATGGGAGGAGGGCTAACTGCAATCTTGCTTCTTTGGGTGTCCAGAGATCCAAACCCTCAACACCAAAAAATG GAGGAACAGGCAGAAACTTTAGGGTAATGGGATCTTTTCAGACAGGGTTCGGAGGTGGAGTGGGAACAGCTTTTCCTTCAGCAGCAACCTTCCCTCATTATGCCATCCAACAAGGGATACCTTATAATCTTTACGG GTACTCCACATACAGCTCGCCAGATTATTCTTACCCCACG AGCTACTATAGCGTGTACGGAGGAGCATCGTCCCAATTCCCAATGTATGGAACGGGACCCGGCGGGATGGTCACCAGTGCGGCGGCCGCGGCAGGGGGTTTCTACCAATATCTCCAGTTTGGGGAAGGGAGTCATGGCACTGGAGGTGCGGCCAGCGGCTACACTTCTGGATCACAGGGTTATGGTGTCAACTATCCACATCACCTGTTTCCATATTCGGCCATCAACTCAACTGGGGGATACCCACAGCACTATGGTGCACCCATGTCTCTTGCACCTACGCCCGCCTTGCCATCAG GCGTGACCATGGCTCTTCATGCACCAATTCCTCATCGCTAG